The region CCAAAGTTAGCCGCTTAATGAGCGACCTCTCCATGCCTGGCTGGGAGTTAGACCAGATTCCTGACAACCCCAACACAATTTGTCAGGTCTGGCTTGATCACTACGCCAATGGTGATCCGCTTTCTCCTGACCAAATCCGTTTCCTAGTAGATCGAGCACTGATTCATCAGGAAGTATTGCATAAGACATTGAGTTGAATTTTGTATCGTTACTCCCGGTAAATTTATTAAATCTGCTTTTTTGTGTTGTCTGATTAGGGAAGTTGTAGGGATGCTAAATCTTTAGGAACAATACTGATTCGTGAAATAGAATTCTAACTACGCCCAACTCGAACACTGGAGATTTCTCTAAGGAAAAACCTACGGGTTTGGACTTAGACAAGAAAAATCCAACGCTCAGTTTTGAAAACTGGGTATATCATAAGCATCGCATTGACCAGTGTGCCTTAGAGAGCCGACTTTCAGGATTCAAGTGCTATGAGTGTAACTGTTAACCCTAATATGACTCCAGACCCTTCCCAACCTGATGATGCCAGTCCAGCCAAGCAGTTGAGTGAACCTGAAAGTGTTCCTGTTAGCACTGCCCCATCCGAACCCGATGAAGGCTGGCAAACGGTCGATTTTCCTGGAGCCATCAGTGTTGACAGTATTCCACTGGAGATTCCACCCGTTGCCGAACATACGCCAGCCTCTAGCACGGTCTTCAATCTGCCTCATTCTGAAGCGATCGCAACTAACAATTCTGCCGATTTAATAACCCAACTTCAGCAAGAAAACTCAGCCCTGCGTACTCAGGTTGCTCAGCTTGAAGCAGACCTGTCTCAAGTGCAGATTGAGCTCCAGCTTGAAGTTGCCCGCTTCTACTGCAAAGAAGCTGAAAAAGAAGAGGCTGAAAAAGAGCCGAAAGAAACCGCTTCGAGGGAGAGCGATCGCACTGTAGAAGACCAAGCAACGCTCCAGGAACAACTTCTTCATCTGACCCAAGAACTTACCACATCTCAACAAACAGTTCAGCAACAACAAAGCCTGATCGATACCCTCAGCACCCAACTAGAAATCAGCCAGCAGCGTATTGCCCAACTAGAACGAGACTGTGCCCTGAGCCAGCAGCGTTACAACGAGCAATTACAGTTAGTTTCCCAGGCTGAAAATACCTGCCGTGATTTGCGAATGCGCCTGCATCGCCAGCAGCAGCAAACCTTGCAATTTAAAGCAGCTTTGGAAAAAAGTATTGAGTTGCATTCAACGGTTGAGGCAGCGCAATCTGAGCCTGCTCTGGTTGAAAACTCCTCCCCCGCCACAGGAACAACCGCTTTTATTCCCAAAGCCCAACCCGTGCGCCCCTGGTCAACACCTCCAGCCAACCCCACGCCCCATCTCTATTCCATCGCTCGGCAACCATCGACCGGGCTACCAAACCTGTTATTAAAGTTGGTGAAGCAAGAAGCAGGAGAAGCAACCGCTGTCTCAACTGAAACCACAGAGTCAGCATCTGGTTCACAAGCCAACCATCAACCCAATCCTCCAGCTAACCCAGAGTTAGAGGATTTGTTTCCAACTCCAGTTCAGCCCGCTCCAGCGATCGCCGATCCCCAGCCACCCCAGGAATCTGTATTTGACTTGAGTCCATTCATTGAAGCGGGCGAACTGGATGCCAATAGGGTGGCAGTAATGAATCAGGATTTGGCACATGAAGCTGTGCTGCATCCGACTAAAACCAATTCTGAGGCTAACAATCCTTCTGGTGATACGCTGTGGAACGATCTTGCACGTCTGATTGAACCGGAACTATCCGCAGAACTCAGTGCACTGGCAGAATCCTCCGCTGAGGCGATCGCATCAGAACTATCCCAAACCGCACCAGAGTCAACTGCGCCAGAAATTCCAGTCTCCCCCTTGAAAGAACCAGATATTTCAGCCTTTGCCTCTGCTGTAACCACGTCATCCCATCTTTCCTTCTCCATCTCTGAACAGAAGCCCAGCCACTCTGCTGCATCCACAAAGGTACCAGCCGCGATTCCACAGAACCCTTTTCCTTCCTTCACACTGCGCCCCTCTGAGGAACAGGCAGCCACGCAAACAGCAGAAGCAGACAGCAGCAACCCAGCAGGCACAGCGGATTCTGCCACCCTGCCCATCACCGAGCCTGACTCTCCCCTGCCTCCAAATTGGCCTTCACCCATCCTGTATCCATTCCGGCAACCCAAAAAATTGAAATCTATGGCAGCCGTTGACTTGCCGAGCTTTCCACGGGGATGAAGCCTAATTTAGCTGGACGGAGTGGTTGATTCCGGAATCCCTGGTTGGCTGAGATCAGCCTGGGCAGAGTTCGCAATTGCTGAGAAGGATCGCCGCACTGTTTGGGGAAAGCCCATCCCATCCGTCAAAGCATAAGATTGCACCAGTAACCAAAACCACACTGTTGGAAACCTTGGTTCCAACCAGGGCTGAATTTGTTGCACCCATTCAGGAAACCAACCCCTCAAGAAAGTGCTGACAAACGCTCTGAAAGTAAAGTCGAGATAACTGCCCACCCACCGCAATAGATCCTTGGGTCCTGCCAACTGCCAAATCCACCAGAGCAGGGATGGATTTTGCCACGCAGCTTTCAACGCCATGCGGTTAAACGTCAGCCAGCCAACCCGGTCTTTAATGAAAGCTTCGGCAACGGCAGGAGGTTCTGCGGCGAGGATACCAAAAAAGGTATTTAGCATAGCGTTAATCCGCTCAGGTGGGATGAATTTCCCCGTGGGAACCATCATGCCTTTGGAGAACAACCAGGTGACTGCAATATTGCTCTGGAAAGCTCGAATGTTGTTCAGCGTCTGGGCGTCCAGCAAATTATGTTTGAGGGCGATGTCCAGCAAATGGGTAAGGCGTGGAAGGTTGCGGACGAGAGAACCAAAGCCTGTAAACACGAGCGGCGATTGCAAAGAAGCTGCATCGCCGATCGCGATCAGGCGGTCGAATGCCACACGGCGATCGCTGCTACCGACACTGAAATAACCTGGAATGTAGCCAAACGTCGGTTTCTTCCAAACCAACTCATCCATGTTGCAACGACGATATTCTGGCAAGATGGTGAAAAAGTCTTCATACATCTCCAGCAACGAACCAGGATTCTCAGGATGCACCTGATGGTAGTGGAACAGGTAAACCGTCAACTCCTCCTTTTCTGCTGGAAATAACTCCCAAATCAGTTGGCGTCCCCGTGAAATATCCCCGTGACTGTTTAGCACATCTCCATAGCGGGCATCCCAAACCCCCGGTGCAAATCCATTAGAAATCACGGCACCCACTGTTGGGCACACACTGTCAAACGTGCGTCCACCATTCAACTGCCATGCGATCGGTGACGCTGTTCCCATCGCATCTACTAACAAGCGTCCTACAGCTTCGCGAGTAACCTGTTCTGGCAAATGCTGACATTGAACAGTTACCCACGAGTTATCCACATCCGCCCGTACAAACTCTGTTTCATCCCAAATCTCACCGCCCCACTGCCGCAACTTTTCTCCACACAACCGCAAAAGCTTTTCCGCATCCAAGGCCACATTCAGCACTGTTGGCGTATGCAAGACTGGGGCCTTGGCTTGAGGCGGATTGTTGGCATCAAAAAACTTGTGAAACCCATCAATGTATTCCCTGGCAATCAGGCTTTCAAATTCATCGGAGGTAAATAATCCCAAATCAATCACACTCTGAAATTCACTGCGCGAAATATTCCATTCCCGGTTCATCTTGCCAAAAGGCAACCGCTCAATCAGCAAAACTCGGTAGCCCAACCGTGCCATTGCTGCTGCATGAATTACCCCCAGCGCACCGCCCAGATAGATTAGGTCGTAGGAGCAGGAGGAGGGAGGAGAAGCGGGGGTAGGGACGTGATGGTGTGATGAGGCTGACTCCTGACTCCTAAAAATCACTTGCCTTGGTTGTTGAGGATTTCGCACACTGTCGCGCCAGCGTTGCTCCCACCAGTAGACTCGTGCCAAGTCATACTCGCCGTTGGGCATTTTGCGGA is a window of Leptolyngbyaceae cyanobacterium JSC-12 DNA encoding:
- a CDS encoding hypothetical protein (IMG reference gene:2510095503); translation: MSVTVNPNMTPDPSQPDDASPAKQLSEPESVPVSTAPSEPDEGWQTVDFPGAISVDSIPLEIPPVAEHTPASSTVFNLPHSEAIATNNSADLITQLQQENSALRTQVAQLEADLSQVQIELQLEVARFYCKEAEKEEAEKEPKETASRESDRTVEDQATLQEQLLHLTQELTTSQQTVQQQQSLIDTLSTQLEISQQRIAQLERDCALSQQRYNEQLQLVSQAENTCRDLRMRLHRQQQQTLQFKAALEKSIELHSTVEAAQSEPALVENSSPATGTTAFIPKAQPVRPWSTPPANPTPHLYSIARQPSTGLPNLLLKLVKQEAGEATAVSTETTESASGSQANHQPNPPANPELEDLFPTPVQPAPAIADPQPPQESVFDLSPFIEAGELDANRVAVMNQDLAHEAVLHPTKTNSEANNPSGDTLWNDLARLIEPELSAELSALAESSAEAIASELSQTAPESTAPEIPVSPLKEPDISAFASAVTTSSHLSFSISEQKPSHSAASTKVPAAIPQNPFPSFTLRPSEEQAATQTAEADSSNPAGTADSATLPITEPDSPLPPNWPSPILYPFRQPKKLKSMAAVDLPSFPRG
- a CDS encoding hypothetical protein (IMG reference gene:2510095504) — protein: MKEILYIEVPTPDTDAVKRWLHDVFNPEFGEKIITPEGTRFRFSTAIATKSTHSSTSNPLHLDDELSIFVWSVQRTTYLKAFRWAERPLPNEKDTLRYLIHAIRQQFPNNYPIPPEIDLSQTSIFDALADRYPLTVKYFRKMPNGEYDLARVYWWEQRWRDSVRNPQQPRQVIFRSQESASSHHHVPTPASPPSSCSYDLIYLGGALGVIHAAAMARLGYRVLLIERLPFGKMNREWNISRSEFQSVIDLGLFTSDEFESLIAREYIDGFHKFFDANNPPQAKAPVLHTPTVLNVALDAEKLLRLCGEKLRQWGGEIWDETEFVRADVDNSWVTVQCQHLPEQVTREAVGRLLVDAMGTASPIAWQLNGGRTFDSVCPTVGAVISNGFAPGVWDARYGDVLNSHGDISRGRQLIWELFPAEKEELTVYLFHYHQVHPENPGSLLEMYEDFFTILPEYRRCNMDELVWKKPTFGYIPGYFSVGSSDRRVAFDRLIAIGDAASLQSPLVFTGFGSLVRNLPRLTHLLDIALKHNLLDAQTLNNIRAFQSNIAVTWLFSKGMMVPTGKFIPPERINAMLNTFFGILAAEPPAVAEAFIKDRVGWLTFNRMALKAAWQNPSLLWWIWQLAGPKDLLRWVGSYLDFTFRAFVSTFLRGWFPEWVQQIQPWLEPRFPTVWFWLLVQSYALTDGMGFPQTVRRSFSAIANSAQADLSQPGIPESTTPSS